Proteins from a genomic interval of Spea bombifrons isolate aSpeBom1 chromosome 4, aSpeBom1.2.pri, whole genome shotgun sequence:
- the RMI2 gene encoding recQ-mediated genome instability protein 2, whose translation MEETVSSRPSGGCHLNLPPMKMLAGCLRECKKKSGDTSSFWMDGPHGQDVEVGLVWMQGRVTEVRPDRGTTIRITDDTHTFTVCGADKVPKGKPFLEKGKYVMVMGSVLSCSPEPVLRAVKITDLSDNPVHQSMWKLEVDDFHVNSKCTKNV comes from the coding sequence ATGGAGGAAACTGTAAGCAGTCGGCcatctggaggctgccatttgAACTTGCCCCCAATGAAAATGCTAGCGGGGTGCTTaagggaatgcaaaaaaaaatctggagaCACTTCCTCTTTTTGGATGGATGGCCCACATGGACAAGATGTTGAGGTTGGGCTGGTGTGGATGCAGGGACGTGTAACTGAGGTGCGGCCAGATCGTGGCACCACAATCCGTATAACTGATGACACTCACACCTTCACTGTGTGTGGGGCAGACAAGGTACCTAAAGGCAAGCCCTTTCTCGAGAAAGGAAAATATGTAATGGTAATGGGGTCTGTGCTGTCTTGCAGCCCTGAACCTGTTTTGCGTGCTGTGAAGATTACAGATTTATCAGACAACCCTGTACACCAAAGCATGTGGAAGCTTGAAGTGGATGATTTCCATGTAAATAGTAAATGTACCAAAAATGTGTAA